One genomic segment of Trichocoleus sp. includes these proteins:
- a CDS encoding PAS domain S-box protein, whose product MGSGQQSSWKQIRAQSLGFAIALGLGLSIGTVWMSRLLDPIESALQQVILYQDKLPLDSSVFVQVHRLRLLRTAFLVSGLSASWLLALTLLLGQFFPVRFKQRHSAQPLPPAETDSSKERLLQVHQQLLEMIATGASLQAVLDGLAETAEAHFREMFCSISLLEPDGLHLQQGTAPRLPNDYSPIDEFFLASRLSPCGAAAFPSQTVIVSDIATDPRWPELQDLALSHPLRACWSTPILSNKNSNKNQVLGMVALYCPEPRSPALEDIELLNTISHLAGIAIEQRQSEAELQQREAHIRAIFEAEPECVKLMTAEGILLEINAAGLSMLEAEQAEAVIGQSVYPLITPEYRDRFKAFNQYICAGNRGSLEFELISYQGKRRWMETHAVPLRNPTDGSIAHLAITRDITQRKQIEAALRESEERWQLALRGNNDGIWDWNLKTNEVFHSSRWKSMLGYTDDDLLNCLNAWSERVHPDDLDRVTQKVQAHLQQQTSFYISEHRMRCKDGSYRWILDRGQALWDEQGTPIRMVGSHTDITERKQAEEDLRQQKELLQTIFDHVPVMLTFFNSEGRMIRSNREWEKVMSWKLEELPEDIDLLKEFYPDPTDRQEAIRFIAAADKQWRDFKTQIRTGEVIDTTWANLRLSDGSTIGIGQDITHRKQAEAALQHQADQSRLVTEITQHIRQSLQLEDVLNTAVLEVRKFLQCDRVLIYRFQEDWSGQVVVESVEPQYPTILGTTIADSFFKNGIVRQSYAQGQIMAEPDVYKAQLSPCHLTLLETFQIRANLVVPILQEEALWGLLVANQCAEPRQWQLHEIDLLRQLATQLEIAIHQSQLFRQVQAELHERERAEQKIREQAALLDVATDAILVRDLNHHILYWNKGAEQLYGWRAEEAIGRIVSELLYQHSSSLPPEVYQILLERGEWRGELQHVTKNGQDITVESRWTLVQAASGQPKAVLMVNTDITQKKLLERQFLRSQRMESIGTLAGGIAHDLNNILAPILMSIELLRIKLGDDQSQQWLEVLETSARRGSDLIKQVLSFARGLEGEQGILQVRHLINEVKQIVEETFPRSIRIVTNISQELWTVCGDATHLHQVLMNLCVNARDAMPQGGTLTIEAANLEIDEEVARSNLDAQPGMYTTITVADTGAGIPSDLLDRIFEPFFTTKEVGKGTGLGLSTVLAIVRSHRGFILVSSQQNIGTQFQVFLPAVVQAEGVLEEVPDLSVGRGEWILLVDDEASIRQITKDTLQTYNYHVLTASDGIEAIAVFAQHQDKIRAVLIDMMMPSLDGATTIRTLQKFKPGVPIVASSGMISSDSLNHRIDENIPFLAKPYSTEALLTTLHRMLHP is encoded by the coding sequence ATGGGGAGTGGGCAACAGTCCTCCTGGAAACAAATTAGAGCGCAGTCTTTGGGGTTTGCCATTGCTTTAGGGTTAGGTCTGAGTATCGGTACAGTCTGGATGAGTAGACTGCTTGATCCGATCGAATCTGCCCTCCAACAGGTAATTCTCTACCAAGATAAATTACCCTTAGACAGTTCGGTTTTTGTTCAAGTGCACCGATTGCGGCTCCTGCGAACTGCTTTTCTCGTTAGTGGGTTATCTGCATCCTGGCTGCTCGCTCTGACATTGCTTTTGGGGCAGTTCTTCCCGGTTCGCTTCAAACAGCGGCACTCTGCTCAGCCACTTCCCCCAGCAGAAACAGACAGCTCCAAAGAAAGGTTGTTGCAGGTTCACCAACAGCTACTAGAGATGATTGCTACGGGGGCATCTTTACAGGCTGTTTTAGATGGACTGGCAGAAACTGCCGAAGCTCACTTCAGGGAAATGTTCTGCTCAATTTCGTTGCTAGAGCCGGATGGTCTGCACTTGCAGCAAGGAACAGCCCCTCGCTTACCCAATGACTACAGCCCGATCGATGAGTTTTTCCTTGCCTCACGATTGAGTCCCTGTGGAGCGGCTGCTTTCCCTAGCCAAACGGTTATTGTGTCTGACATTGCTACTGATCCACGCTGGCCCGAATTGCAGGATCTTGCTCTCTCTCATCCTCTCCGTGCCTGCTGGTCTACGCCGATTTTGTCCAATAAAAATTCCAATAAAAACCAGGTGTTGGGAATGGTTGCGCTCTACTGCCCGGAGCCACGCAGCCCTGCACTAGAAGACATTGAACTGCTGAACACAATCTCTCATCTTGCTGGAATTGCGATCGAACAGAGACAGTCTGAAGCTGAGCTACAGCAGCGTGAAGCCCACATTCGGGCGATCTTTGAGGCAGAACCAGAATGTGTCAAGCTCATGACCGCAGAAGGCATTTTGCTAGAGATCAATGCTGCGGGGCTGTCTATGCTGGAGGCTGAGCAAGCAGAAGCGGTGATTGGACAGTCAGTTTATCCCCTGATAACGCCGGAATATCGGGATCGCTTTAAGGCATTTAATCAATATATCTGTGCTGGAAATCGCGGTTCTCTGGAGTTTGAGCTGATCAGCTATCAAGGGAAGCGTCGCTGGATGGAAACCCATGCTGTGCCGTTACGCAACCCCACAGATGGATCGATCGCCCATCTTGCCATTACACGCGATATCACTCAACGGAAGCAAATTGAGGCTGCCCTACGCGAAAGCGAAGAACGGTGGCAGCTTGCATTGCGCGGTAACAATGATGGTATCTGGGACTGGAATCTGAAAACAAACGAGGTATTTCACTCCTCACGCTGGAAATCGATGCTGGGATACACAGACGATGACCTCTTAAATTGCTTGAACGCATGGTCAGAGCGAGTTCATCCTGACGATCTCGATCGAGTGACGCAGAAAGTCCAGGCCCATCTACAGCAGCAAACCTCTTTTTACATCAGCGAACATCGGATGAGGTGCAAAGACGGCTCCTACCGCTGGATTCTCGATCGCGGGCAAGCCCTCTGGGACGAGCAAGGCACCCCCATTCGTATGGTTGGTTCTCACACCGATATCACCGAGCGCAAGCAAGCAGAAGAAGACCTGCGGCAGCAAAAAGAACTGCTGCAAACCATTTTTGACCATGTGCCAGTCATGCTTACTTTCTTCAACTCGGAAGGCAGAATGATTCGGTCTAATCGGGAGTGGGAAAAGGTGATGAGCTGGAAATTAGAAGAATTGCCCGAAGACATTGATTTACTTAAAGAGTTCTATCCTGACCCAACCGATCGCCAGGAAGCAATTCGGTTCATTGCAGCAGCGGATAAGCAGTGGCGTGACTTTAAAACGCAGATTAGAACGGGCGAGGTGATTGATACAACTTGGGCAAATTTGCGGCTTTCGGATGGCAGCACGATCGGCATTGGTCAAGATATTACCCATCGCAAACAAGCTGAAGCCGCCCTACAACACCAGGCAGATCAATCGCGACTCGTCACTGAAATTACCCAGCACATTCGTCAATCGCTCCAACTGGAAGATGTGCTGAACACAGCCGTTCTGGAGGTGCGGAAGTTTCTTCAGTGCGATCGGGTGTTAATTTATCGGTTTCAGGAAGACTGGTCGGGGCAGGTGGTTGTGGAGTCTGTTGAGCCGCAGTACCCCACAATTTTGGGAACAACGATCGCTGATTCTTTTTTCAAAAATGGCATTGTTCGCCAAAGCTATGCTCAAGGACAAATTATGGCAGAGCCAGATGTTTACAAGGCTCAGCTGTCTCCCTGTCATCTCACGCTGCTAGAAACGTTTCAGATTCGCGCCAATCTGGTTGTGCCAATCCTGCAAGAAGAAGCACTTTGGGGACTGTTGGTTGCGAATCAATGCGCCGAGCCGCGTCAGTGGCAGCTTCATGAAATTGATTTGCTCAGGCAGTTAGCAACCCAGCTCGAAATTGCCATCCACCAATCTCAGTTGTTTCGGCAAGTCCAGGCAGAACTGCATGAGCGTGAGCGAGCCGAACAAAAGATTCGAGAACAGGCTGCTCTTTTGGATGTGGCGACGGACGCAATTTTAGTGCGCGATCTAAACCATCACATCCTTTACTGGAATAAAGGCGCAGAGCAACTCTATGGTTGGCGGGCAGAAGAAGCGATCGGTCGGATTGTGAGTGAGCTACTCTATCAGCACTCATCATCACTTCCCCCGGAGGTTTACCAAATCTTGCTAGAACGGGGAGAATGGCGCGGCGAACTACAGCATGTGACTAAAAATGGACAAGATATCACGGTCGAAAGCCGCTGGACGCTGGTACAAGCTGCTTCCGGACAACCCAAAGCCGTTTTGATGGTCAATACAGACATTACTCAAAAGAAACTCCTGGAGCGGCAGTTCCTTCGATCGCAGCGAATGGAGAGTATTGGCACATTAGCAGGCGGCATCGCTCACGATCTCAACAACATTCTCGCGCCGATTTTGATGTCGATCGAGCTACTGCGAATAAAACTTGGTGATGATCAGAGTCAGCAATGGCTAGAAGTTTTGGAAACCAGTGCCCGACGCGGCTCAGACCTGATCAAACAAGTCCTTTCATTTGCGCGCGGGCTAGAGGGAGAACAGGGCATTTTGCAGGTTCGGCATTTGATCAACGAGGTCAAGCAAATTGTCGAAGAAACCTTCCCGCGATCGATTCGCATTGTCACAAATATCTCACAAGAACTTTGGACCGTTTGCGGTGATGCTACTCATCTGCATCAGGTATTAATGAACCTGTGTGTTAATGCGAGAGATGCAATGCCCCAAGGCGGCACGCTGACAATTGAGGCGGCGAATCTAGAAATTGACGAAGAGGTTGCCCGCAGCAATTTAGATGCTCAACCTGGAATGTACACCACAATTACCGTTGCCGATACGGGTGCTGGCATTCCATCTGACCTGCTCGATCGAATCTTCGAACCTTTCTTCACCACCAAAGAAGTTGGGAAAGGAACTGGTCTGGGGCTGTCCACTGTTTTGGCTATTGTGCGCAGCCACCGAGGATTTATTCTCGTTTCTAGTCAGCAGAACATCGGAACCCAGTTTCAGGTCTTTCTACCAGCAGTCGTTCAGGCGGAAGGGGTACTAGAGGAAGTGCCAGATTTATCAGTAGGTCGGGGCGAGTGGATTCTGCTGGTGGATGATGAAGCTTCGATTCGGCAAATCACCAAAGATACCCTTCAAACTTATAACTACCATGTTCTAACTGCCAGCGATGGTATTGAGGCGATTGCCGTTTTTGCTCAACACCAGGACAAAATTCGTGCAGTCTTGATCGATATGATGATGCCCTCCCTGGATGGCGCAACCACAATTCGGACGCTGCAAAAATTTAAGCCCGGTGTCCCGATCGTCGCTTCCAGCGGCATGATCTCTAGCGATAGCTTAAACCATCGCATCGATGAAAATATTCCCTTTCTTGCCAAGCCCTACAGCACAGAAGCCCTACTCACTACCCTTCACAGAATGCTTCACCCTTAG
- a CDS encoding alanine--glyoxylate aminotransferase family protein → MDDKLMLMIPGPTPVPEQVLLAMAKHPIGHRSGDFGKIMAEVTQGLKWLHQTQNDVLILAASGTGAMEAGIVNFLSPGDRVLVGNNGKFGERWAKVCETYGLTVDSITAEWGKQLDPEEFRNRLEADTAKQIKAVILTHSETSTGVLNDLETINRHVKAHGEALIIVDAVTSLGAANVPIDAWGLDVVGSGSQKGYMLPPGLGFVSVSAKAWKAYETAKLPRFYLDLGKYRKDAAKNSTPFTPPVNMFFGLQVALKMMQAEGLESIFARHQRHTNATRAAMKALGMPLFAADHAASPAITAVAPVNVDSEQIRSILRKKFDIALAGGQDHLKGKIFRIGHLGFVCDRDILTAVGAIEAALQEVGYENLNAGAGVAAAARVLSQG, encoded by the coding sequence ATGGACGATAAGTTGATGTTAATGATCCCGGGTCCAACGCCCGTACCTGAACAGGTATTGCTGGCGATGGCGAAGCACCCGATCGGACACCGAAGCGGCGACTTCGGCAAGATCATGGCAGAAGTGACCCAGGGATTGAAGTGGCTGCACCAAACGCAAAATGATGTGCTGATCCTTGCCGCCAGCGGAACCGGAGCAATGGAAGCGGGAATTGTTAACTTCCTCAGTCCGGGCGATCGAGTTTTAGTGGGAAACAATGGTAAGTTTGGCGAGCGCTGGGCAAAGGTTTGTGAAACCTATGGCTTAACCGTTGATTCCATCACCGCTGAGTGGGGCAAACAGCTTGATCCTGAAGAATTCCGCAACCGTCTGGAAGCAGATACGGCTAAGCAAATCAAAGCCGTCATCCTGACGCATAGTGAAACTTCCACTGGCGTTTTGAACGACCTGGAGACGATCAATCGTCACGTTAAAGCGCATGGCGAAGCCCTGATTATTGTCGATGCCGTGACCAGTTTGGGTGCTGCAAATGTGCCGATCGATGCCTGGGGCTTAGATGTAGTAGGTTCAGGTTCCCAGAAGGGCTATATGCTGCCACCTGGGTTGGGCTTTGTATCGGTGAGTGCTAAAGCCTGGAAAGCATACGAAACCGCAAAACTACCCCGCTTCTACCTGGATTTGGGTAAATATCGCAAGGACGCCGCTAAAAACAGCACTCCTTTCACGCCGCCCGTCAATATGTTCTTTGGGCTTCAAGTTGCCCTAAAAATGATGCAGGCAGAAGGGCTAGAAAGTATTTTTGCCCGTCATCAGCGCCATACTAATGCCACTCGCGCCGCGATGAAAGCGCTGGGAATGCCGCTGTTTGCCGCAGATCATGCTGCCAGCCCTGCGATCACTGCCGTTGCGCCCGTGAATGTGGATTCAGAGCAAATTCGATCGATTCTGCGGAAGAAGTTTGATATTGCGCTGGCAGGTGGACAAGATCATCTCAAGGGCAAGATTTTCCGCATTGGGCATCTGGGCTTTGTTTGCGATCGAGATATCCTGACTGCAGTTGGGGCGATCGAGGCAGCCCTGCAAGAAGTGGGTTACGAAAACCTGAATGCCGGAGCAGGTGTTGCAGCAGCAGCCCGTGTTTTGAGCCAGGGTTAG
- a CDS encoding DUF5340 domain-containing protein: MEPIPLPSHIHYELLLQLLERQTMQAVGYRSPQQEQVHELIITLRKALSQQKQIEESCKRLNQPIDYRWSLNQGSANPVTPAVTPPVSPDLC, encoded by the coding sequence ATGGAGCCTATCCCTCTTCCATCTCATATTCACTACGAGTTACTGTTGCAACTGCTGGAACGCCAGACTATGCAGGCAGTCGGCTATCGATCGCCGCAACAAGAGCAAGTTCATGAGCTCATCATCACACTGCGGAAGGCTCTTAGCCAGCAAAAGCAGATTGAGGAAAGCTGTAAACGGTTAAACCAGCCGATCGACTACCGCTGGTCGCTTAATCAGGGAAGTGCCAATCCTGTTACGCCTGCGGTCACTCCTCCCGTTTCTCCAGACTTGTGCTGA
- the trpC gene encoding indole-3-glycerol phosphate synthase TrpC produces the protein MQIRRRQPNPAVAIEYLRYQTKVPDAEPKHILEEIVWQKEKEVDQMRERVPLMELQKQIADAPPTHDFVASLRQAKKQPALIAEVKKASPSKGVLREDFDPVSIAQSYVQGGAACISVLTDEKFFQGSFENLKRVRSSVDVPLLCKDFLIYPYQIYLARLNGADAVLLIAAILPDKDLQYFLKIARKLDMTALIEVHTQAEMDRVLALEGVSLIGINNRNLENFSVDLQTTCDILATSADRLQAQNILVVSESGIHNSEDLQRVQRAGAGAVLIGESLVRQPDPAAAIGALFAEGVASSESI, from the coding sequence ATGCAGATTCGCCGCCGTCAACCTAATCCGGCTGTCGCTATTGAATACTTACGCTATCAGACCAAGGTGCCGGATGCTGAGCCAAAGCACATCCTGGAAGAAATTGTCTGGCAGAAAGAAAAAGAAGTTGACCAGATGCGCGAGCGCGTGCCCCTGATGGAACTTCAGAAACAGATTGCCGATGCTCCTCCGACTCACGACTTCGTTGCTTCCCTGCGTCAGGCAAAAAAGCAGCCTGCTCTGATTGCGGAAGTAAAAAAAGCCTCTCCCAGCAAAGGAGTGTTGCGGGAAGACTTTGATCCTGTTTCGATCGCCCAGTCTTATGTTCAAGGCGGAGCTGCCTGTATTTCAGTTTTGACAGACGAAAAATTCTTCCAGGGCAGTTTTGAGAACCTAAAGCGAGTGCGATCATCGGTCGATGTGCCGCTGCTTTGTAAGGATTTCTTGATATATCCCTATCAGATCTATCTAGCCAGGCTGAATGGAGCAGATGCAGTGCTGTTGATTGCCGCAATTCTGCCAGACAAAGACTTGCAGTATTTTCTCAAGATTGCCCGTAAACTGGACATGACAGCCCTAATTGAGGTGCATACCCAGGCAGAAATGGATCGGGTTCTGGCATTGGAAGGGGTCTCTCTAATTGGGATTAACAACCGCAATTTGGAGAACTTTTCAGTGGATCTGCAAACCACCTGCGACATCCTAGCAACCAGTGCCGATCGCCTCCAGGCTCAAAACATTCTGGTTGTCAGTGAGTCTGGAATCCACAATAGCGAAGACTTACAGCGCGTTCAGAGAGCAGGAGCAGGAGCAGTATTGATCGGCGAATCTTTGGTGAGGCAACCTGACCCAGCCGCCGCGATCGGTGCTCTCTTTGCTGAAGGAGTGGCTAGTTCTGAGAGCATCTAA
- the lpdA gene encoding dihydrolipoyl dehydrogenase, producing MSHGFDYDLVIVGAGVGGHGAALHAVSCGLKTAIIEAGDMGGTCVNRGCIPSKALLAASGRVRELRDAHHLQALGIQVQNVSFERQAIAEHANNLVRKIREDLTNSLKRLGVDTIRGWGKVAGPQKVTVTTDAGEKTITGKDIMISAGSIPFVPPGIEIDGKTVFTSDDGVRLEQLPSWIAVIGSGYIGLEFADVYTALGSEVTMIEALDQLMPGFDPDIAKQAQRVLIAPRDIETKVGVLAKRVIPGSPVTIELADAKTKEVVDVLEVDACLVATGRIPATKNLGLESVSVELDRRGFIPVNDKMEVLVAGEPVPHLWAIGDATGKMMLAHAASAQGIVAVENICGRDRKVDYRSIPAAAFTHPEVSFVGLTEPQAKELAEAEGFKVATSRSYFKGNSKAIAEGETDGLAKIIYRDDTGELLGVHILGLHASDLIQEAANAIAERRSVRELAFNVHTHPTLSEVLDEAFKRAVSAH from the coding sequence GTGAGTCACGGATTCGATTACGACCTGGTTATTGTCGGTGCTGGAGTTGGTGGACATGGAGCTGCCCTTCATGCTGTCAGTTGTGGACTGAAGACCGCCATTATCGAAGCAGGGGATATGGGTGGAACCTGTGTGAATCGCGGCTGTATTCCCTCGAAAGCCCTGCTTGCTGCTTCAGGGCGAGTGCGCGAGTTGCGGGATGCTCACCATCTGCAAGCACTGGGTATTCAAGTCCAGAATGTTTCCTTTGAGCGGCAGGCGATCGCTGAGCACGCGAATAATTTGGTTCGCAAAATTCGAGAAGATTTGACCAATAGCCTCAAACGACTTGGCGTCGATACGATCCGAGGTTGGGGCAAGGTTGCCGGACCGCAAAAGGTAACGGTGACAACGGATGCAGGTGAAAAGACCATCACTGGCAAAGACATTATGATTTCAGCGGGATCGATCCCTTTCGTTCCTCCTGGCATTGAAATCGACGGCAAGACGGTTTTCACAAGCGATGATGGCGTTAGATTAGAGCAACTGCCCAGTTGGATTGCAGTCATCGGCAGCGGCTACATTGGGCTAGAGTTTGCTGATGTCTATACAGCCTTGGGCAGCGAAGTGACCATGATTGAAGCACTCGATCAGCTGATGCCTGGGTTTGACCCCGATATTGCTAAGCAAGCGCAGCGCGTCCTGATTGCTCCACGCGATATCGAAACGAAGGTGGGAGTTCTGGCAAAGCGAGTGATTCCAGGTTCGCCTGTGACCATTGAACTGGCAGATGCCAAAACGAAGGAAGTGGTAGACGTTCTGGAAGTGGATGCTTGCCTGGTGGCAACGGGACGAATTCCGGCAACAAAAAATTTGGGCCTAGAGTCAGTGAGCGTCGAACTCGATCGCCGAGGCTTTATTCCAGTCAACGACAAGATGGAAGTATTGGTTGCGGGTGAACCTGTCCCACATCTCTGGGCGATCGGCGATGCCACCGGCAAAATGATGCTGGCTCACGCAGCTTCAGCTCAGGGCATTGTTGCAGTTGAAAATATCTGTGGTCGAGACCGTAAGGTGGATTATCGCAGTATCCCGGCAGCTGCCTTTACCCATCCAGAAGTCAGTTTTGTGGGGCTGACCGAACCCCAGGCAAAGGAACTGGCAGAGGCAGAAGGCTTCAAAGTTGCGACCAGTCGTTCTTACTTCAAAGGCAACTCAAAGGCGATCGCAGAAGGCGAAACCGATGGGTTAGCAAAAATTATCTATCGAGACGATACAGGCGAACTGCTCGGTGTGCACATCCTGGGGCTTCATGCTTCCGACCTGATTCAAGAAGCTGCCAACGCAATTGCAGAACGGCGATCGGTGCGGGAACTTGCCTTCAACGTCCATACGCACCCCACCCTCTCTGAAGTGCTAGACGAAGCCTTTAAGCGGGCTGTCTCAGCTCACTAA
- a CDS encoding RNA methyltransferase produces MLTSVQNPLIKQLRKLHRAKDRREQGVFLLEGTHLLEEACAVDLPLSVICCTPDWQAQHPQLWETALERAARSELVSEEVLQAIATTVNPDGVVATAQRVTQPTIGHNISLGIALETLQDPGNLGTVIRTAAAAGVNGLWLTEDSVDLDHPKVLRSTAGQWFRLPMTVTADLKADIQQFQAQGVQVIATLPNATLTYWEVDLTHPSLILLGNEGAGLSANLAALADVTVRIPLAPGVESLNVAIAAALMLYEAKRQRGLGSDEESGGSLEGEA; encoded by the coding sequence ATGTTGACCAGCGTACAAAATCCTCTGATTAAGCAACTGCGAAAACTCCACCGGGCAAAAGATCGCCGAGAGCAGGGTGTATTTCTGCTGGAAGGGACGCACCTGTTAGAAGAAGCCTGTGCAGTTGACTTGCCGCTGTCTGTTATTTGTTGCACCCCCGACTGGCAAGCCCAGCATCCGCAACTGTGGGAAACGGCGCTTGAACGGGCAGCGCGATCGGAACTCGTCAGTGAGGAAGTCTTACAAGCCATTGCCACAACCGTCAATCCAGATGGAGTCGTTGCGACGGCGCAGCGGGTCACTCAACCGACCATTGGACATAACATTAGTCTGGGTATTGCCCTGGAAACGTTGCAAGACCCCGGAAATTTAGGCACTGTGATCCGAACTGCCGCCGCTGCTGGCGTGAATGGGTTGTGGCTCACAGAAGATAGCGTCGATCTCGATCATCCCAAGGTGCTGCGATCGACCGCTGGTCAATGGTTTCGCCTACCCATGACTGTCACCGCTGACTTAAAAGCAGACATTCAGCAGTTTCAGGCACAGGGCGTTCAGGTCATCGCCACCCTACCCAATGCAACCCTTACCTACTGGGAAGTAGACCTGACCCACCCCAGCTTAATTCTCCTGGGTAACGAAGGCGCCGGACTTTCTGCCAACCTGGCAGCCCTCGCCGATGTCACCGTCCGCATTCCGCTGGCTCCCGGTGTCGAATCATTGAACGTAGCGATCGCCGCTGCTTTGATGCTGTATGAAGCAAAACGGCAAAGGGGTCTTGGCAGCGATGAGGAATCAGGGGGATCCCTGGAAGGGGAAGCTTAA
- the murA gene encoding UDP-N-acetylglucosamine 1-carboxyvinyltransferase: MLQIWGRHSLQGEVRISGAKNSALVILAGALLCPGDCRIRNVPSLVDVDRMGEILSALGVKLERHGEVLEINASHIEQSKAPYELVSQLRASFFVIGPLLARLGVARVPLPGGCAIGARPVDLHVRGLQAMGADVQIDHGTVYASVKGNKRRLQGAKIYLDCPSVGATETLMMAATLAEGETILENAAQEPEVVDLANFCCSMGAKIQGAGTNTIVISGVPSLHSTEYSIVPDRIEAGTFLVAGAITQSEISLFPVVPDHLTAVLAKLRSTGAEVITEAADRLRIIPSRQSVATDIKTMPFPGFPTDMQAQFMALLTLSEGNSIVTETVFENRLRHVAELNRMGADIRVKGNHAIVRGVPKLSGAPVVATDLRASAALVLAGLAAEGMTTIQGLHHLDRGYDNLEGKLLGLGAKIQRIRGEELPSQGTPVEPAPVGTP; the protein is encoded by the coding sequence GTGCTGCAAATCTGGGGAAGACATTCGCTTCAAGGTGAAGTCCGAATTAGCGGTGCGAAAAACTCGGCGTTAGTCATCCTGGCAGGTGCGTTACTGTGCCCTGGAGATTGCCGCATTCGTAATGTTCCCTCGCTGGTCGATGTCGATCGCATGGGGGAAATTTTGTCGGCCTTGGGCGTTAAGCTTGAGCGTCATGGTGAAGTACTTGAGATTAATGCCAGCCATATTGAGCAGTCGAAAGCTCCTTATGAGTTAGTCAGCCAACTGCGAGCGAGCTTCTTTGTAATCGGTCCGCTATTGGCAAGATTAGGGGTGGCGCGAGTGCCCCTGCCAGGGGGTTGTGCGATCGGGGCACGTCCCGTCGATCTGCATGTCCGGGGGCTACAGGCAATGGGTGCAGATGTTCAAATTGATCATGGGACAGTCTACGCTTCCGTTAAAGGAAATAAGCGAAGACTTCAGGGTGCCAAGATCTACCTTGACTGTCCCAGTGTGGGTGCGACGGAAACCCTGATGATGGCAGCAACCCTGGCGGAAGGTGAAACGATTCTTGAGAATGCGGCTCAAGAACCAGAAGTGGTTGATCTGGCAAACTTCTGTTGCTCAATGGGGGCAAAAATTCAGGGAGCTGGAACCAATACAATTGTCATTTCTGGCGTTCCTAGCTTGCATTCCACTGAGTACAGCATTGTGCCCGATCGGATTGAAGCCGGAACGTTCCTAGTAGCGGGGGCAATCACTCAGTCTGAAATCAGCTTATTCCCAGTCGTGCCTGACCATCTGACCGCAGTCCTGGCAAAGTTGCGGAGTACAGGGGCAGAAGTGATCACGGAAGCAGCCGATCGCTTGCGAATCATTCCCAGTCGCCAGTCGGTTGCCACAGACATCAAAACGATGCCGTTCCCCGGTTTCCCCACCGATATGCAGGCACAGTTTATGGCTCTGCTAACGCTGAGTGAAGGCAACAGTATCGTCACAGAAACGGTTTTTGAGAACCGCCTGCGGCACGTTGCGGAGCTAAACCGCATGGGGGCTGACATTCGCGTCAAAGGCAATCATGCGATCGTTCGCGGTGTGCCAAAACTTTCTGGTGCGCCTGTTGTTGCAACTGACCTCAGAGCCTCTGCGGCGCTGGTGTTGGCTGGTTTGGCAGCAGAAGGAATGACTACGATTCAGGGGCTACATCACCTCGATCGGGGCTACGACAACCTGGAAGGAAAGCTGCTGGGCTTAGGCGCAAAAATACAGCGAATTCGGGGTGAAGAGTTGCCATCTCAAGGGACGCCTGTTGAGCCTGCTCCTGTTGGAACGCCCTAA